The Thermoplasma acidophilum DSM 1728 genome includes a window with the following:
- a CDS encoding glycosyltransferase family protein has product MNKLKILFVLFTNIKTGAGTEKSLYYYLKYADISKFDITVLQTNLMPGGQRLSDSDLETIKNKAKFIEIKDYRGLLGFIRNKYLSYLLNLFILPMLLKICKYTVYHKKLKQLKDSNVIYLFNNDYSNLFSHKSVVIGSNHCAFDNLDSFSQKLIARLLSLRIILPSITAFHLFPHNVSFKEYFGNKPLILLSNGVDTDLYYPSHSQNLKTKILFVGRLEEVKGILMAIKVYNNIKKCFLLNLL; this is encoded by the coding sequence ATGAATAAGTTGAAGATATTATTTGTTCTCTTCACAAATATAAAAACAGGTGCGGGTACAGAAAAGTCCCTATATTATTATTTAAAATATGCAGACATTTCAAAATTTGATATCACAGTTTTACAAACAAATCTAATGCCCGGTGGCCAGAGATTAAGTGATTCTGATCTGGAAACAATAAAGAATAAGGCCAAATTCATAGAGATAAAGGACTATAGAGGTCTTTTAGGTTTCATTAGGAATAAATATCTTTCTTATCTTTTAAATTTATTTATATTACCCATGCTATTAAAAATTTGTAAGTATACAGTGTATCATAAAAAACTAAAACAATTGAAGGATAGCAATGTTATATATTTATTCAATAATGATTATTCGAATTTGTTTTCTCATAAGAGTGTCGTAATTGGAAGCAATCATTGTGCTTTTGATAACCTTGATTCATTCAGCCAAAAATTAATTGCAAGACTTCTCTCACTTCGTATTATATTGCCGTCTATTACTGCTTTTCATTTGTTTCCTCATAATGTAAGCTTTAAAGAGTATTTTGGGAATAAACCATTAATATTATTAAGCAATGGCGTAGACACAGATCTATATTATCCATCGCATAGCCAAAATTTAAAGACTAAAATACTCTTTGTTGGAAGACTAGAGGAAGTAAAAGGTATTTTAATGGCAATAAAAGTTTATAATAATATTAAAAAATGTTTCCTGTTGAATTTGTTATAG
- a CDS encoding glycosyltransferase, protein MFPVEFVIVGSGSLESEVDKLCASDTNVKHFKHVAENDLANIYRSCDIFLYPTQGDSYALVVLEALSSGLKVVTTVNIYRVYNDFIRFNVIKFADFDEKSLTQALLDIKNTVINKNEIHNYIEKNYSWKKVSENLFNLMYNLAVKN, encoded by the coding sequence ATGTTTCCTGTTGAATTTGTTATAGTTGGTTCGGGCAGCTTGGAATCTGAAGTTGATAAATTATGCGCCAGCGACACTAATGTTAAACATTTTAAACACGTTGCAGAAAATGATTTAGCCAATATTTATCGATCATGTGACATCTTTCTGTATCCGACGCAAGGTGATAGTTATGCTCTCGTAGTTTTAGAAGCTCTGTCATCTGGGTTAAAGGTTGTAACTACTGTTAACATATATCGTGTGTATAATGATTTTATAAGATTTAATGTAATAAAGTTTGCAGATTTTGATGAGAAATCTTTGACGCAGGCATTATTGGATATAAAAAACACGGTGATAAACAAGAATGAAATACATAACTATATTGAGAAAAATTATAGCTGGAAAAAAGTATCGGAGAATTTGTTTAATTTAATGTATAACTTAGCAGTAAAAAATTAA
- a CDS encoding class I SAM-dependent methyltransferase, whose amino-acid sequence MATDRRGIKVNIEGYGDVISNYLLVGYNILFHYRKESSDPFAVFLYNEYRFLSRRKDLKVLDIGTNIGDSSIYFVVNGAIMAIAIEPYPSNFSVLNKNIEKIIYKTR is encoded by the coding sequence ATGGCAACAGATAGAAGAGGTATTAAAGTAAACATTGAAGGATATGGCGACGTGATCAGTAATTATCTGCTAGTTGGATATAATATTTTGTTTCATTATCGCAAGGAGTCCTCCGATCCATTTGCAGTCTTTTTATATAATGAATATCGGTTTTTAAGCAGACGCAAAGACCTAAAAGTACTGGATATAGGTACGAATATCGGTGATTCATCTATATATTTTGTTGTTAACGGGGCAATAATGGCTATTGCTATTGAGCCTTATCCTTCTAATTTTTCAGTACTTAACAAAAATATAGAAAAAATAATTTACAAAACGAGATAA
- a CDS encoding transposase codes for MSEINDIHRFSSKEKLAPYAGLVPRQNQSGSNDLRVTYRGMIPPCSGSCL; via the coding sequence ATGTCTGAAATAAATGATATACACCGATTCAGCAGTAAAGAGAAACTAGCACCCTATGCTGGCCTTGTACCAAGGCAGAATCAATCGGGATCGAATGATCTCAGGGTCACATATCGAGGCATGATCCCTCCATGCTCAGGTTCGTGCTTGTGA
- a CDS encoding TylF/MycF/NovP-related O-methyltransferase, with amino-acid sequence MNNIRKIFPMIYGLLNYGLYYSFSYYAMELIFSEHYKKWNFVPFNYYEFGTGEGNSLKAFLKALKQISKQFNVNLDKFNIFLFDSFEGLPEYNDPRNENPAWRKEQFKGTVEQIKSIIKKILPEIVSNVKFIKGYYEDTLTAELRNSLIDYPPSIVNIDVDYYQSAKTVLEWIYNLAQDGTIFYFDDIWEYLGNLSKGEYRAIDEFNKKHLKDGFQLYQFYNFGIPNFTGKIFTFNRIDE; translated from the coding sequence ATGAATAATATTAGAAAGATATTTCCTATGATCTATGGATTGTTAAATTACGGATTATATTATTCTTTTTCATATTATGCAATGGAATTAATCTTTAGTGAACACTATAAGAAATGGAACTTTGTTCCTTTCAATTATTATGAATTTGGCACTGGGGAAGGTAATTCTTTAAAGGCATTCCTAAAAGCACTGAAACAAATCTCAAAACAGTTCAATGTTAACTTGGATAAATTTAACATATTTTTGTTTGATAGCTTCGAAGGTTTACCTGAATATAACGATCCAAGAAATGAAAATCCGGCTTGGCGAAAGGAACAGTTTAAAGGAACTGTTGAGCAAATCAAAAGTATTATAAAGAAGATTTTGCCTGAAATAGTATCGAATGTAAAATTTATAAAAGGATATTACGAAGACACGTTGACTGCTGAATTAAGAAATTCTCTAATTGATTATCCCCCTTCTATCGTTAATATAGATGTGGATTACTATCAATCTGCGAAGACCGTCCTAGAATGGATTTACAATCTCGCTCAAGATGGAACGATTTTTTATTTTGATGATATTTGGGAATATCTGGGAAATTTATCAAAGGGAGAATACAGGGCCATAGATGAATTCAATAAGAAACATTTAAAGGATGGATTTCAATTATATCAATTTTACAATTTTGGTATTCCTAATTTTACTGGAAAAATATTCACATTCAATAGAATTGATGAATAA
- a CDS encoding cyclase family protein yields the protein MIHIKAIHDLTVPLETYMPIWPTNPLLEIKPVGTVARDGYKIETISGSTHSGTHIDAPAHMLENGITIDQIDPIRFIGTGYCIKTIPDGNFVRSTHLIEKWKEEYDGSIILIETGWYKKRGFTREFQYEFPGLTEDAAEFLIERNVKLVGIDTLGIEPYQDSDFHVHKKLLSKGIPFIEDLYGLDDLEEGKPYLVVALPLKMKGASGSMARVMALEMD from the coding sequence ATGATCCACATCAAGGCAATTCATGACCTCACCGTTCCGCTGGAGACCTATATGCCGATCTGGCCCACCAATCCTCTTCTTGAAATAAAACCGGTCGGAACGGTTGCCAGGGATGGCTATAAGATCGAAACAATAAGCGGATCGACTCATTCCGGTACGCACATCGACGCACCGGCACACATGCTCGAAAACGGTATCACGATCGACCAGATCGATCCTATCCGGTTCATAGGTACGGGATACTGCATAAAGACGATACCGGATGGAAACTTCGTGCGCTCAACGCACCTCATTGAGAAATGGAAGGAGGAATACGATGGTTCCATAATCCTGATAGAAACGGGCTGGTACAAGAAGCGCGGATTCACAAGGGAATTCCAGTACGAGTTTCCAGGCCTGACGGAGGATGCGGCCGAGTTCCTGATAGAGAGGAATGTGAAGCTCGTCGGCATAGATACGCTGGGAATAGAGCCGTACCAGGATTCAGATTTCCATGTTCACAAGAAGCTCCTGTCAAAGGGAATACCGTTCATAGAGGATCTTTACGGGCTGGATGATCTCGAGGAGGGGAAGCCGTACCTCGTGGTTGCACTGCCACTGAAGATGAAGGGAGCCAGCGGTTCCATGGCGAGGGTTATGGCGCTGGAGATGGACTGA
- a CDS encoding ATP-binding protein: protein MNERMLYRFNEWWITGTVRSDLTGRFRRMDYPALKRLIDDRSIVLFYGLRRVGKTTIMYQIISDLLKDGTEPERILYFSFDESSGDIDEMISLYAETVLKKPITEAPRIYMFLDEVQKAEDWENRIKIFYDLYPNIKFVLSGSSSLNVLKGSSETLAGRIVLVKIEPLSFSEFCKLKGHEVPYEKVAYARDILSPMLMEYIEKGGFPELVWENDPYKIRSYVRSIVIDRIVTRDIPQEFGIRDMDLMRRLMETILMNPGVILNLDKISSSFGRNRITISNFISYMEYAFLIRTVSNYRPGVEAASRKLKKVYPYTPAFYLAMLAPQDAYDAGKLMENAMAAILSPGYYFRAGNTEIDFVLDHGGVRIPIEVKSGNYDISDFSRALKKMRSDSGILVDQGSMAVKKIDDTTIFQYPMYRNGPISEQDHGGISFQVRWIDRIL from the coding sequence ATGAATGAAAGAATGCTGTATCGATTCAATGAATGGTGGATCACCGGCACCGTCAGATCGGATCTCACAGGCAGATTCAGGCGCATGGATTATCCAGCCTTGAAGCGTCTGATCGATGACAGAAGCATCGTTCTCTTCTACGGCCTGAGGCGCGTTGGAAAGACAACGATCATGTACCAGATCATAAGCGATCTTTTGAAGGATGGTACGGAACCTGAAAGGATCCTCTACTTCTCGTTCGATGAATCATCAGGTGATATTGATGAGATGATCAGCCTTTATGCGGAAACGGTGTTGAAGAAGCCCATCACCGAAGCCCCCCGCATATACATGTTTCTGGATGAGGTACAGAAGGCAGAGGACTGGGAGAACAGGATCAAGATATTTTACGATCTCTATCCGAACATCAAATTCGTTCTGTCAGGATCGTCCTCACTCAATGTACTTAAAGGATCATCTGAGACGCTTGCAGGAAGAATTGTGCTTGTGAAAATTGAACCGCTGTCCTTCAGCGAATTCTGCAAGTTGAAAGGCCACGAAGTCCCGTACGAGAAGGTAGCCTATGCGAGGGATATCCTCAGCCCCATGCTCATGGAGTACATCGAAAAGGGCGGATTCCCAGAGCTGGTCTGGGAAAACGATCCATACAAAATAAGAAGCTATGTGCGGAGCATAGTTATAGACCGCATAGTGACCAGGGATATCCCGCAGGAATTCGGCATCCGGGACATGGATCTCATGAGGAGGCTGATGGAAACGATCCTGATGAATCCCGGCGTGATCCTTAACCTGGATAAGATATCCTCGTCATTTGGCAGAAATCGCATAACGATCTCGAACTTCATCTCGTACATGGAGTATGCCTTCCTCATACGGACAGTTTCCAATTACAGGCCCGGCGTGGAGGCCGCATCCAGAAAATTGAAGAAGGTATACCCGTATACACCTGCCTTTTATCTCGCCATGCTTGCCCCGCAGGATGCATACGATGCTGGAAAACTCATGGAAAACGCGATGGCCGCAATTCTTTCTCCGGGTTACTATTTCAGGGCAGGGAACACGGAGATCGACTTCGTCCTTGATCATGGCGGCGTGAGGATTCCAATCGAGGTCAAGAGCGGAAACTATGATATTTCCGACTTTTCAAGGGCCCTGAAGAAGATGCGATCGGATTCCGGCATTCTGGTAGACCAGGGCAGCATGGCCGTAAAGAAGATAGATGATACCACCATATTCCAATATCCGATGTACCGCAATGGCCCTATATCCGAACAGGATCATGGAGGAATTTCTTTCCAGGTCCGATGGATAGATCGGATCCTGTGA
- a CDS encoding ATP-binding protein, whose amino-acid sequence MFPSVDPEKCEDKGECVSTCPYEVFELGIRTAEEISELSFIGRIEARAHGNRMARTSHIDMCHVCGDCVIVCSEKAIRLLPR is encoded by the coding sequence GTGTTTCCGTCAGTCGATCCGGAGAAATGCGAAGATAAGGGCGAGTGCGTTTCAACATGCCCCTATGAGGTGTTTGAATTAGGAATCAGGACGGCTGAGGAGATTTCAGAACTCAGCTTCATTGGAAGGATAGAGGCAAGAGCCCATGGAAATCGCATGGCCAGAACGTCTCACATTGATATGTGCCATGTGTGTGGAGACTGCGTTATCGTCTGTTCGGAAAAGGCCATAAGACTGCTTCCAAGATGA
- a CDS encoding rhomboid family intramembrane serine protease, whose protein sequence is MNGFKGKWIISESLLFLFALFFFLLGYLISSYPGADRLFNSVRTPWGFLTSIFIYDGSGNVEYFLIFAILFSAANISHARELRIKRTAVALLASVLGSIIANLLDLALFFFTDPAASSYGQSGVVYGLMGSAASMALLDIIFYILVAMGQLRHNDSSPDQGPVGHARNILSIASLALIFLLTFVFMALDIKAFYSIRPGIDSFVHAMAFGSSAIIFIIISYTHASDLLWVSDQDESL, encoded by the coding sequence ATGAATGGATTTAAGGGAAAATGGATAATATCTGAATCTCTGTTGTTCCTATTTGCGCTGTTTTTCTTTCTGTTGGGCTATCTGATCTCCTCTTATCCTGGTGCGGATAGGCTATTCAACTCCGTGAGAACGCCATGGGGCTTCTTGACCTCCATCTTCATCTACGACGGCTCCGGCAATGTGGAGTATTTTTTGATCTTCGCGATCCTATTCTCCGCTGCAAACATATCGCACGCAAGGGAGCTCAGGATAAAGCGCACCGCTGTTGCTCTGCTGGCCTCCGTTCTCGGATCGATCATAGCGAACCTCCTCGATCTTGCCCTCTTCTTCTTTACGGATCCGGCCGCGTCCAGCTATGGGCAGTCAGGTGTGGTCTACGGACTTATGGGTTCAGCCGCTTCAATGGCCCTTCTCGATATCATATTTTATATCCTGGTCGCAATGGGTCAGCTGAGGCACAATGATTCGTCCCCAGATCAAGGCCCGGTCGGACATGCCAGAAACATACTTTCCATTGCTTCTCTTGCGCTGATATTCCTCCTGACCTTTGTCTTCATGGCCCTGGATATAAAGGCCTTTTACTCGATAAGACCCGGGATCGATTCCTTCGTCCATGCCATGGCCTTCGGATCCTCGGCGATCATCTTCATCATAATTTCCTATACGCATGCTTCGGATCTCCTATGGGTCTCAGATCAGGACGAATCGCTGTAA
- a CDS encoding cysteine hydrolase family protein, protein MDKKVATDKRSALLVIDVQKAWDDPGLGHRNNPNAEYRTADLIREFRDHGLKIIHVRHFSYDERSPFRPGMQSFEFKDQALPAEGEIVITKRVNSAFIGTDLDVILRRLDLRRIFVVGLTTDHCVSTTVRMAGNMGFEAYLVEDACATFDRSDPWGRVIPAETVHLVNIASIDGEFGKVIRSSDISYE, encoded by the coding sequence ATGGATAAAAAAGTGGCTACCGATAAGCGGAGCGCCCTATTGGTAATCGATGTACAGAAGGCATGGGATGATCCTGGCCTTGGACACCGCAACAATCCAAATGCGGAATACAGGACAGCTGATCTCATCAGGGAATTCAGGGATCATGGCCTTAAAATAATACATGTGCGACATTTTTCGTACGACGAGAGATCCCCATTCAGGCCGGGGATGCAATCATTCGAATTCAAGGATCAGGCTCTTCCGGCCGAGGGAGAAATTGTTATAACAAAGCGTGTTAACAGTGCTTTCATAGGCACCGACCTTGATGTCATCCTCAGGCGGCTCGACCTGCGAAGGATATTCGTGGTCGGACTCACAACTGATCACTGCGTGAGCACGACTGTCAGAATGGCTGGAAATATGGGCTTTGAAGCGTACCTCGTGGAGGATGCGTGCGCCACATTCGATCGCAGTGATCCATGGGGCAGGGTGATACCGGCAGAAACTGTACATTTGGTTAACATCGCGTCGATTGACGGTGAGTTCGGCAAAGTAATCAGATCATCGGATATATCGTATGAATGA
- a CDS encoding MarR family winged helix-turn-helix transcriptional regulator, with amino-acid sequence MTDGKEMHVDDSLIRSIFYEFTRDPMDSSTRIMIVVALAMNGKMRMSDLMKLTGCGKSSISNHVYRLEDAGYLKTRKVSIFSSPRVIVEITDKGLEFYRKYVSIISKLSGK; translated from the coding sequence GTGACTGATGGGAAAGAGATGCATGTGGATGACTCGCTGATCAGATCCATATTTTACGAATTCACCCGCGATCCCATGGATTCGTCCACCAGGATCATGATAGTGGTTGCACTGGCCATGAACGGAAAGATGAGGATGTCAGATCTTATGAAGCTCACCGGCTGCGGCAAGAGCAGCATATCCAATCATGTCTATAGGCTTGAGGATGCCGGATACCTCAAGACCAGAAAGGTTTCCATTTTCAGTTCCCCGCGGGTGATCGTGGAGATAACCGATAAGGGTCTGGAATTCTACCGCAAATACGTGTCAATCATATCAAAGCTATCCGGCAAATAA